One genomic region from Cardiocondyla obscurior isolate alpha-2009 linkage group LG01, Cobs3.1, whole genome shotgun sequence encodes:
- the LOC139106366 gene encoding nurim homolog, whose protein sequence is MLIDFLKMISNILSVIVGASSFVYTCYILCKLTYFLSSQNDENESSHMLKDDNATETTLQSLLLDMLLVTIFVFQHSLMANNLTKQIFSRLNIEHLSRSIYNLCTSASLQFLINNWQQTPTATIWKFDTSNELVYMLFSGLHVFAWSIIYSGCIMLDIAELCGLKQIWYKMSNRSNPLDAKSRELCRYMRHMRHPSFTGFLLILWIYPIMSVDRVLLAILLTVYMALLWTIDSEDYNYHVKYFKQKQIELS, encoded by the exons ATGTTGATCGACTTTTTGAAAATGATCTCGAATATATTAAGCGTAATCGTGGGCGCTTCCAGCTTCGTATACACCTGCTACATCTTGTGCAAGCTAACCTATTTTTTATCAAGTCAGAATGACGAGAACGAAAGTTCACACATGTTAAAAG atgATAATGCAACTGAAACTACTTTACAATCTCTATTACTAGACATGCTGCTAGTTACAATCTTTGTTTTTCAACATTCTCTCATGGCCAATAATCTGACAAAACAGATTTTTTCTAGACTAAACATTGAGCATCTTAGCAGAAGTATTTATAATCTCTGTACCTCAGCAAGTCTTCAGTTTCTGATCAATAATTGGCAGCAGACTCCTACTGCAACAATATGGAAGTTTGATACTTCCAATGAGCTAGTCTATATGTTGTTTTCTGGCCTCCATGTATTTGCTTGGAGTATAATTTACAGTGGATGTATTATGCTGGATATTGCTGAGCTCTGTGGGCTCAAACAAATATGGTACAAAATGTCAAATAGAAGTAACCCACTGGATGCAAAATCAAGAGAGTTGTGCAGATACATGAGACATATGAGACATCCTAGTTTCACTGGCTTTCTTTTGATCTTATGGATCTATCCCATTATGAG tgtaGATCGAGTATTACTGGCTATCCTATTGACAGTATATATGGCACTATTGTGGACAATAGATTCTGAGGACTATAATTATcatgttaaatatttcaaacagAAGCAAATTGAATTATCTTAA